From one Trifolium pratense cultivar HEN17-A07 linkage group LG1, ARS_RC_1.1, whole genome shotgun sequence genomic stretch:
- the LOC123902762 gene encoding probable cysteine protease RD21B → MIFTMGLFQRSHLPLAIVLSLSFLSLAFSLDMSIIDYDAKVESHLMNMYESWLVKHGKVYNALGEKERRFEIFKDNLRYVENHNNVEGQSFKLGLTKFADLTNEEYRSMFLGTRSRKSKGLLSGSKKSTRYAFRDDDELPESVDWREKGAVVDVKDQGQCGSCWAFSTVGAVEGINKIVTGDLISLSEQELVDCDKGYNMGCNGGLMDNAFEFIMQNGGIDTEDDYPYRASDNTCDPNKKNARVVTIDGYEDVPENDEKSLKKALAFQPVSVAIEAGGRAFQLYQSGVFTGTCGTELDHGVVAVGYGTENGTDYWLVRNSWGSSWGEGGYIKLERNLKSTQTGKCGIAMEASYPVKKGQNPPNPGPTPPSPAKPSTVCDEYYTCSAGTTCCCLFEYGNFCFAWGCCPIESATCCDDGSSCCPPDYPVCDADAGTCRLSKDNPFGVKALKRTPATSTWSWTQRKLL, encoded by the exons ATGATATTCACGATGGGTCTCTTTCAAAGATCACATCTTCCTCTCGCCATCGTGCTTTCTCTCTCCTTTCTTTCTCTTGCGTTTTCCCTTGACATGTCCATTATTGACTATGATGCAAAAGTTGAATCTCATCTTATGAATATGTATGAATCATGGTTGGTTAAACATGGTAAGGTATATAATGCATTAGGTGAGAAAGAACGTAGATTTGAAATCTTTAAAGATAATCTTAGGTATGTTGAAAATCATAACAATGTGGAGGGTCAAAGTTTTAAATTAGGTCTCACAAAGTTTGCTGATCTTACCAATGAGGAATATCGTTCCATGTTTTTGGGTACAAGGAGTCGTAAATCTAAAGGTTTGTTATCTGGTTCTAAGAAAAGTACTCGTTATGCTTTTCGCGATGACGATGAATTGCCTGAGTCTGTTGATTGGAGGGAGAAAGGTGCTGTTGTTGATGTCAAAGATCAAGGCCAATGTG GGAGTTGTTGGGCATTCTCAACAGTTGGTGCTGTGGAAGGGATCAATAAAATTGTAACAGGTGATCTGATATCTCTATCAGAACAAGAGTTGGTGGATTGTGATAAAGGTTATAACATGGGATGCAATGGAGGTCTTATggataatgcttttgagtttatAATGCAAAATGGAGGCATTGATACCGAAGATGATTACCCTTATCGTGCTAGCGACAATACTTGTGATCCAAACAAG AAAAATGCCCGGGTAGTCACTATCGATGGATATGAAGATGTTCCAGAAAATGATGAGAAATCCTTGAAGAAGGCCCTTGCGTTTCAACCTGTTAGCGTTGCCATTGAAGCTGGTGGCAGGGCATTTCAACTTTACCAATCG GGTGTTTTTACCGGCACTTGTGGAACGGAACTTGATCACGGCGTTGTGGCAGTTGGATATGGAACAGAAAACGGCACAGATTACTGGTTAGTGAGAAACTCATGGGGTTCATCATGGGGTGAGGGTGGTTACATTAAGTTGGAGAGGAATTTGAAATCAACCCAAACTGGTAAGTGTGGGATTGCAATGGAAGCATCATATCCTGTCAAGAAGGGTCAGAACCCTCCAAACCCTGGTCCTACACCTCCATCACCTGCAAAGCCTTCAACTGTTTGTGATGAATACTACACTTGCTCAGCTGGGACTACATGCTGTTGCCTTTTTGAGTATGGAAACTTCTGCTTTGCTTGGGGATGCTGTCCTATTGAGTCTGCAACTTGCTGCGATGACGGTTCCAGCTGTTGTCCTCCTGATTACCCCGTCTGTGATGCTGACGCCGGAACTTGCCGATTG AGTAAAGATAATCCATTTGGAGTGAAAGCTTTGAAACGGACACCTGCTACAAGTACTTGGAGTTGGACTCAAAGAAAACTGCTATGA
- the LOC123902763 gene encoding phosphatidylinositol 3,4,5-trisphosphate 3-phosphatase and protein-tyrosine-phosphatase PTEN2A, with product MDPAPGDASNPPPLKIPSTAPLAKEDDGQDSAAVASGQDNTAREAPSRLSPTGISSWAKNLNISKSFSGNQDDSSSENVAKSTFARFTSNLGLRLSPKSPVVDDNSNEPAAQSNLFGSITKGLVDSSKNAVKAVQVKARHVVSQNKRRYQEGGFDLDMTYITENIIAMGFPAGDMSSGFFGYVEGFYRNHMEEVIKFFETHHKDKYKVYNLCLERLYDASLFEGKVASFPFDDHNCPPLQLVISFCQSAYSWLKQDIENVVVVHCKAGMARTGLMISSLLLFLKFFPTAEESMDYYNQKRCVDGKGLVLPSQIRYVKYFERVLTYFNGECPPPRRCMLRGFRLHRCPYWIRPSITISDHSGVLFSTKKHPRTKDLLPEDFWFTAPKKGVMVFALPGEPGLTELAGDFKIHFHDRQGDFYCWLNTTMTENRKVLNTGDLDGFDKRKLPSPGFQVEVVLVDHNGNVVASKPEITKKSDESSSTNPAPVEASNPTPNANKESSGDGDQDKDDVFSDGEAEHPASSRSKQTKAPSESVETVASATKESEANKISNQITNITHATEQVSLGSKISTPSQSTGEPKSDVGGRTVSSLDGPSSESEFKAMAADASVFTFGDDEDYESD from the exons ATGGATCCAGCGCCCGGTGATGCGTCAAATCCACCTCCTCTGAAAATACCATCTACGGCACCTCTTGCTAAAGAGGATGATGGCCAAGATTCTGCTGCTGTAGCCTCTGGACAAGATAATACTGCCCGTGAAGCACCATCTAGGCTATCTCCTACCGGCATATCTTCGTGGgccaaaaatttaaatatttctaaGTCATTTTCTGGTAACCAAGATGACTCTTCAAGTGAAAATGTTGCAAAATCAACGTTTGCACGGTTTACAAGTAATCTGGGATTGCGGTTGTCTCCAAAATCTCCTGTGGTAGATGACAATTCCAATGAACCGGCAGCACAATCTAATTTGTTTGGAAGTATCACAAAAGGTCTTGTAGACTCTTCGAAGAATGCGGTGAAAGCTGTGCAGGTCAAAGCGCGGCACGTTGTTTCTCAAAACAAACGCAGATACCAG GAGGGAGGTTTTGATTTAGATATGACATATATCACAGAAAACATTATTGCAATGGGGTTCCCTGCTGGTGACATGAGCTCTGGGTTTTTTGGTTATGTTGAA GGATTTTACAGAAATCACATGGAAGAAGTGATCAAGTTTTTTGAGACTCACCACAAG GATAAATACAAAGTATATAATCTTTGTTTGGAGCGCCTGTATGATGCATCATTGTTCGAGGGGAAG GTTGCTAGCTTCCCATTTGATGACCATAATTGCCCACCGCTTCAATTGGTTATATCATTTTGTCAAAGTGCTTACTCATGGTTGAAACAAGACATTGAGAATGTGGTAGTTGTCCACTGTAAGGCTGGGATGGCCAGGACAGGGTTGATGATTTCTAGTCTCCTACTATTCTTAAAG TTCTTCCCGACCGCTGAGGAGTCCATGGATTACTATAATCAGAAAAGATGTGTTGATGGAAAAGGACTTGTTCTGCCTAGTCAGATT AGGTATGTCAAGTATTTTGAACGGGTCTTGACTTACTTTAATGGCGAATGCCCACCTCCCCGCAG GTGCATGCTTAGGGGATTCCGGCTTCACAGATGTCCTTATTGGATCAGGCCATCTATAACCATCTCAGATCATAGTG GTGTGTTGTTCTCAACCAAAAAGCATCCAAGAACCAAGGATCTTTTG CCAGAAGATTTTTGGTTTACTGCACCAAAAAAGGGAGTGATGGTCTTTGCTTTGCCTGGAGAGCCTGGTCTCACAGAGTTGGCTGGGGACTTCAAAATCCATTTTCATGATCGCCAAGGAGATTTTTACTG TTGGTTGAACACAACCATGACAGAAAACAGAAAAGTTTTGAACACCGGTGATCTTGATGGCTTTGACAAG AGAAAATTGCCTTCTCCAGGATTCCAGGTTGAGGTTGTGCTGGTGGATCATAATGGTAATGTTGTAGCTTCCAAACCTGAAATTACAAAGAAATCTGATGAGAGTTCAAGTACCAATCCCGCCCCAGTTGAGGCGAGCAACCCCACACCAAATGCAAACAAAGAATCATCAGGGGATGGAGATCAGGACAAGGACGACGTATTTTCAGATGGTGAGGCAGAGCATCCTGCTTCTTCAAGAAGCAAGCAAACAAAGGCACCTTCTGAATCAGTTGAAACAGTTGCAAGTGCCACCAAAGAATCTGAGGcaaacaaaatttcaaatcaaatcaCAAATATAACACATGCAACAGAACAAGTTTCTTTGGGTAGTAAGATCTCTACACCAAGTCAAAGTACTGGTGAGCCAAAAAGTGATGTTGGTGGAAGAACAGTGTCCAGTCTCGACGGACCTAGCTCAGAAAGTGAGTTTAAGGCCATGGCTGCAGATGCTTCTGTTTTTACGTTCGGAGATGATGAAGACTATGAAAGTGATTGA
- the LOC123911559 gene encoding sugar carrier protein C-like, with translation MPGAIINNGSGKNYPGKLTFRVFITCLTAAFGGLIFGYDLGISGGVTSMDPFLKKFFPNVYEKEANIKPSDNQYCKFDSQTLTLFTSSLYLAALVASLAASIITRLFGRRLTMITGGVLFLAGAALNGFAQEVWMLIVGRMLLGFGIGCANQSVPIYVSEVAPYKYRGALNNMFQLAITIGIFVANILNYFFDKMKNGEGWRYSLGFASVPAIMIIIGAIFLPDSPNSLIERGQNDKAKEELIKIRGTTDVDEEFQDLVLASDISKSVKHPWMSLLNRKYRPQLTMAIAIPFFQQLTGMNVITFYAPVLFKTIGFSGTASLMSALITGGCNMLATFVSIATVDKFGRRTLFLEGGIQMFICQIVVAIAIALKFGVDGDPGILPKWYAIVVVLCICVYVMGFAWSWGPLGWLVPSEIFPLEVRSAAQSINVSVNMICTFVIAQIFTTMLCHMKFGLFIFFAFFVIVMNTFIYKFLPETKGVPIEEMSTVWEKHPYWGKFVKDDDAKEEV, from the exons ATGCCAGGTGCTATCATCAACAATGGCTCTGGGAAAAATTATCCCGGAAAGCTCACTTTTAGAGTCTTCATCACTTGTCTTACTGCTGCTTTTGGTGGTTTAATTTTTGGTTATGATCTTGGTATTTCAG GTGGAGTTACATCTATGGATCCGTTTCTAAAGAAATTCTTTCCAAATGTCTACGAAAAGGAGGCTAATATAAAACCATCCGACAACCAGTACTGCAAATTCGATAGCCAAACATTAACATTATTCACCTCCTCGTTGTATCTGGCCGCTCTTGTAGCATCTCTTGCGGCGTCTATTATTACTCGATTGTTTGGAAGGCGTCTGACTATGATTACCGGAGGTGTACTTTTTCTTGCCGGTGCTGCTTTGAATGGTTTTGCTCAAGAAGTTTGGATGCTCATTGTTGGTCGTATGTTACTTGGATTCGGAATTGGATGTGCTAATCAG AGTGTGCCAATCTATGTATCCGAGGTTGCTCCCTACAAGTACAGAGGAGCTCTTAATAATATGTTCCAATTAGCAATAACCATAGGCATATTTGTGGCTAATATCCTCAATTACTTCTTCGACAAAATGAAAAACGGAGAAGGATGGCGCTATAGTTTGGGTTTTGCTTCCGTCCCCGCGATAATGATCATCATAGGTGCTATCTTCCTCCCCGACTCACCAAATTCCTTGATTGAACGCGGTCAAAACGACAAAGCCAAAGAAGAATTGATTAAAATTCGCGGTACCACGGATGTTGACGAGGAGTTTCAAGATTTGGTTTTGGCTAGTGATATTTCAAAATCAGTTAAACATCCTTGGATGTCTTTGTTGAATAGAAAATATAGACCTCAACTTACAATGGCAATAGCTATTCCGTTCTTCCAACAACTCACCGGCATGAATGTGATTACATTTTATGCTCCGGTTTTGTTCAAAACTATTGGTTTTAGTGGCACTGCTTCTCTCATGTCAGCATTGATTACCGGAGGATGTAACATGCTGGCCACTTTCGTTTCAATTGCTACCGTTGATAAATTTGGACGACGAACTCTATTTTTAGAAGGCGGTATTCAGATGTTTATTTGCCAG ATTGTTGTAGCTATAGCTATTGCTCTCAAGTTTGGAGTTGACGGTGACCCGGGTATATTGCCAAAATGGTATGCcattgttgttgtgttgtgcATTTGTGTGTACGTAATGGGATTTGCGTGGTCTTGGGGTCCTCTCGGATGGTTGGTGCCTAGTGAGATATTTCCGCTCGAAGTTCGTTCGGCTGCTCAGAGTATTAATGTCTCCGTTAACATGATATGCACCTTTGTCATTGCTCAAATTTTTACAACAATGCTTTGTCACATGAAGTTTGGATTGTTTATCTTCTTTGCATTTTTTGTTATTGTGATGAACACATTTATTTACAAGTTTCTACCGGAGACCAAGGGAGTTCCAATTGAAGAAATGTCAACTGTGTGGGAGAAACATCCTTATTGGGGTAAATTTGTGAAAGATGATGATGCCAAGGAAGAAGTGTAG